A portion of the Deltaproteobacteria bacterium genome contains these proteins:
- a CDS encoding methyltransferase domain-containing protein encodes MSVSPNSLAIQRRLQKAEHYNRWIYEAIRADLGRRILDVGCAVGNVTRRLLESDPELVIGLDADPAALAELERSCGGNRVLRTHCLDVTSAELTALTAERLDTITCLNFLEHIEDDRGLLRSFWQLLEPGGRLILLVPAFPWLYGSMDAADHHLRRYRRHELELAITAAGFSLRRTAYMNMLGVAGWYLNGVVLRRRLLPARQLGLFDRLVPLLRKLEGAIGPPFGQSIIAVAERP; translated from the coding sequence ATGAGCGTCAGCCCCAACAGTCTGGCGATTCAGCGGCGCCTGCAAAAGGCGGAGCACTACAATCGCTGGATCTACGAGGCGATCCGTGCCGACCTCGGCCGGCGCATCCTCGACGTCGGCTGCGCCGTCGGCAACGTCACCCGGCGGTTGCTTGAAAGCGATCCCGAACTGGTGATCGGCCTCGATGCCGACCCGGCGGCCTTGGCCGAGCTCGAACGCAGCTGCGGCGGCAACCGGGTGCTACGCACGCACTGCCTCGATGTAACGAGTGCTGAGCTAACGGCGCTCACAGCGGAGAGGCTTGATACCATCACCTGCCTCAACTTCCTGGAACATATCGAAGATGACCGGGGACTGCTGCGCTCGTTTTGGCAGCTGCTGGAGCCGGGCGGCCGGCTGATCTTGCTGGTGCCGGCGTTTCCCTGGCTGTACGGCAGCATGGATGCGGCCGACCATCATCTGCGGCGCTACCGGCGCCACGAGCTCGAGCTGGCGATAACGGCCGCCGGCTTTAGCTTACGGCGCACGGCTTACATGAATATGCTCGGCGTCGCCGGCTGGTACCTCAACGGCGTAGTACTGCGCCGCCGGCTCCTGCCGGCGCGCCAGCTCGGGCTGTTCGATCGGCTGGTGCCGCTGCTGCGCAAGCTCGAAGGTGCGATC